GCTATGCTCTATGCGTGGGTGCGGCACCAACTCCAGCTCTACAAAGCGATTCCATTGCCTGTCCTGAGTTTCGAGCTCCGTTTCAGACAACGTAGAGTCTTCAAGCACAACCGCTGCTTTAATTCTGGTCAGTACAAAGTCACGGAACTCACCATGCTTGCGGTCAAAACCACGAACATGCCAACGCAGGCCATTGTCCACCAGCGTATGCGGTACAATTTCACGCGTTGTTTCACCGCTCGATAACGACACATAGGTGATACTCAAGGCTTTGCCTTTGTGAATGGCCTCGGTGACCTTCGCCACTATAAATAGGCTTGGCTTGTTTAAGTGATAAGGCGCTTCACAAGCCAGCGGTGGTTTTACCTTTCCAGTAAAGCCATCTCCGTATCCTTGGCTAATCGTCGCCAGCGTTCTCACAACGTCATAGTCGAACAAGGGTTCAAATGCTTCACCACGTTTATGCAACTTTAGCTTTTGGTCATACTCAATGTTGCTTGGTGCAAGCTCTCGGTACATTGTGAAGTCTTTCGTTGCTTGTGCAGCAGCTATGCTGAAGCGATCGACTAAATCCGCCCGTACCGCTTCTCCCTTAAACAATAAGGTGAAATCGATGTGGGCAATGCGATCCCTGGTTGCTTGTGGCAACTGCGCTATCTGCGAAAGCCTATCTGGCTTCGCCACTACCGTTTGTTTCAGACCATCATTTGTCATGCGTCTTATTTATCCAATTCAACCAGATTCTTAAAACTCTGTTTATAAAATACGGTCAGACATCGCTTAATCACATTGAACGGCATGGCACAAAGCTGCTCTTTATCCGCAATGACTAATCAATCTCTACTGGTTGAAGCTGGACAGATGACCATAAGACACTGAATAGGCTTCAACCTAATTAATTTTATTAGGTATCATCCTATCACAAATTATTTTGTAGGGAAGACTAAGCGGCAACTTTTTGATCTGGATTGCAATTGCCGCTCAGGTATGGGCGTGAAGACCTTGTTTGGTGCCATCGATGATAGTTGCTATCAATCAATGCGCTACCCGAACCAATGGCACCACGATGTTACCGCGATGCGATACCCCTTTGTCCGACTCTGTAGACATCAGGGCTCGTTGCTCACTCTCCCGAATGCGCCTAGCAACTTCTGCCTGGGCTGGTAGCAATGGCAGCATCCCTTCAGCAATCGCGTCTGGGGCTGACTCTTGGCCACAGGACATCAAGTGCTTCCATGGATCTTTAAGAAAGCGCTCGAACGTGATGCCAAATTCAATGATGCGGGCAGAGACGAAGATTTCGCCCCAGTATTCAATGTAGGTGTCTTGGTACATGGAAAGATTCCTCTTGTTGGTTAAACCATGAGTTCACTTTCCATTTTCCAGAGGTTTTAAAATATGCAAGGCTTACCTTGTAGAGAGCTACAAAGCTTTAAATCGATTGCGGGCATCTTTGTAGTCATAGTGGGCATGTTCTGAGCCACGATGATACAAATCATCCAGGTAAGTTTGTTCCTGCGGCAACTCGTCTTCGCTGATTTCGCGCCACCAATGTTTGTTGGCACCTTTAACACCGTCATGCCAGCGGTAACCACGCTCTTTTAAATAGTCCTTTACGTCAAACGGCGCACCAAACGCACGAACTAACACAGTTCGCCTGTCTGCTTCAGACAACAAATTTGCAACGGACTCGGGCAACAAATGAAACAACCAGGCCATCGCCAAACAATCGGTTGCAGCTCGGTGTCCTTCATAGAACCAACCTAAGCGAAGCAGCAAGTACTCAAGTTTCCGACTTTCAAAACCCAGCGCCTTCCAATCTATGCCACTGGCTGAACAGGCCCAAGATAGATGGCCTAATGCGGCAAACCGCTTTTCAAAGAAAGGACGATCAAACTGTGCATTGTGTGCAACCACCAACGGATCATCGGATAACCAACTCGCTACAAGTGAATCATCAATGTGCTGGCCTTGCACCATCTCATCGGTGATGCCGGTTAACTCGGTAATCAGCTCGGGGATTGGCTTGCCG
The genomic region above belongs to Methylophaga frappieri and contains:
- a CDS encoding WYL domain-containing protein, giving the protein MTNDGLKQTVVAKPDRLSQIAQLPQATRDRIAHIDFTLLFKGEAVRADLVDRFSIAAAQATKDFTMYRELAPSNIEYDQKLKLHKRGEAFEPLFDYDVVRTLATISQGYGDGFTGKVKPPLACEAPYHLNKPSLFIVAKVTEAIHKGKALSITYVSLSSGETTREIVPHTLVDNGLRWHVRGFDRKHGEFRDFVLTRIKAAVVLEDSTLSETELETQDRQWNRFVELELVPHPRIEHSEAIELDYGMTGGVLKVEIRAATAGYLLRLWNVDCSKEALLKTPEFHLWLKNYQTLYGVGNLAIAPGFDSVTA
- a CDS encoding 3'-5' exonuclease encodes the protein MTRAPAPFPLERLAEIPERPEDFRLLERIPLTREPQSWPLELSPMVGDEQPMVLLDTETTGLSAEDESIIELGMVKVLYSPSAQRIVSIVDVISLYEDPGKPIPELITELTGITDEMVQGQHIDDSLVASWLSDDPLVVAHNAQFDRPFFEKRFAALGHLSWACSASGIDWKALGFESRKLEYLLLRLGWFYEGHRAATDCLAMAWLFHLLPESVANLLSEADRRTVLVRAFGAPFDVKDYLKERGYRWHDGVKGANKHWWREISEDELPQEQTYLDDLYHRGSEHAHYDYKDARNRFKAL